A single region of the Eublepharis macularius isolate TG4126 chromosome 14, MPM_Emac_v1.0, whole genome shotgun sequence genome encodes:
- the LOC129342516 gene encoding D(1) dopamine receptor-like, which produces MNGLDLHGRGGGASAMTNGSLIEEGKAKEGASQLPLQVVMATLLFLLIVSTLLGNTLVCLSVVRFRHLRSKVTNFFVISLAVSDLLVAVLVMPWKAVAEVAGFWPFGSFCDIWVAFDIMCSTASILNLCIISVDRYWAISSPFRYERKMTQRVAFVMIGVAWMLSVLISFIPVQLRWHKAGELLPAHEMDPNVTRSPEENCDSSLNRTYAISSSFISFYIPVAIMIVTYTRIFRIAQRQIRRISSLERAGEHAQSCQSPRGCPHDVSLKNSFKKETKVLKTLSIIMGVFVFCWLPFFVLNCVAPFCDPNLGKFPCVSESIFNIFVWFGWANSSLNPIIYAFNADFRKAFAALLGCGHFCLSNAVETVNFSNEMVSYHHDTTCQKDLVTLSYPHLLPHATSLQGEDNDLACDKISQTSHNNTAVLSAVVHMECETDLSLEKITPLTSNVLD; this is translated from the coding sequence ATGAACGGTCTTGACCTGCATGGAAGAGGAGGCGGCGCATCAGCCATGACTAATGGTAGCCTCATAGAGGAAGGCAAGGCAAAGGAGGGTGCCTCACAGCTTCCCCTACAGGTGGTGATGGCCACTTTGCTGTTCCTCCTCATCGTCTCTACCCTGCTGGGCAATACTCTTGTGTGCTTGTCTGTGGTCAGATTCAGGCATTTGCGTTCCAAAGTCACCAACTTCTTTGTCATCTCTCTGGCTGTTTCGGATCTCCTTGTGGCTGTGCTGGTGATGCCCTGGAAGGCAGTCGCTGAGGTGGCTGGCTTCTGGCCATTTGGTAGCTTCTGTGACATCTGGGTAGCCTTTGACATCATGTGCTCCACTGCGTCCATCCTCAACCTGTGCATCATCAGCGTGGATCGCTACTGGGCCATCTCCAGCCCCTTTCGCTATGAGCGGAAAATGACCCAACGGGTGGCGTTTGTCATGATTGGGGTGGCTTGGATGCTCTCTGTTTTGATCTCGTTCATACCTGTCCAGCTGAGGTGGCACAAAGCTGGTGAGCTTCTTCCCGCCCATGAAATGGACCCCAATGTCACACGGAGCCCTGAGGAAAACTGTGACTCCAGCCTCAACAGGACTTACGCTATTTCTTCCTCCTTTATTAGTTTCTACATTCCTGTTGCCATCATGATCGTGACATACACCAGGATCTTCCGCATTGCTCAGCGACAGATACGGAGGATTTCTTCTTTAGAGAGGGCTGGGGAGCATGCACAGAGCTGTCAGAGCCCCCGTGGCTGCCCCCATGATGTCTCCTTGAAGAATTCCTTCAAAAAAGAAACCAAGGTCCTGAAGACCCTCTCGATTATCATGGGCGTTTTTGTCTTCTGCTGGCTTCCTTTTTTTGTCCTCAACTGTGTGGCACCATTCTGTGACCCCAACCTGGGTAAATTTCCCTGTGTTAGTGAGTCCATCTTCAACATCTTTGTCTGGTTTGGCTGGGCAAATTCTTCCCTCAACCCCATCATCTATGCCTTCAACGCTGACTTCCGGAAAGCCTTTGCTGCTCTCCTGGGCTGTGGCCATTTCTGCCTCAGCAATGCAGTGGAGACAGTGAATTTCAGCAATGAGATGGTCTCCTACCATCACGACACCACCTGTCAAAAAGACTTGGTCACCCTGAGTTATCCACACCTTCTCCCCCATGCGACCTCCCTCCAAGGGGAGGACAATGACCTTGCTTGTGATAAGATCTCCCAAACTTCTCACAATAACACAGCTGTCTTGTCTGCTGTAGTGCATATGGAATGTGAGACGGACTTATCACTGGAGAAGATCACTCCTTTAACCTCTAATGTGTTGGACTGA